One window from the genome of Treponema sp. OMZ 838 encodes:
- a CDS encoding ABC transporter ATP-binding protein has product MEQDQENDYNQKFNGGVWKRIVKEFAFFKLLFISGFIFSGLEGICAIAQPKITNYVIDVFVKEQNLQNFIPVVVLTSVFIVFAVLVTFFYIMTIGTVEVKMCNRLRIRCFNHLQSLSLSFYDANSVGSLMSRITSDINKLSELVAWGVSDLLWGFFMLFALIFTMFHDNIKLALIVLTTFPLIIALSIYLRAKILKAQRRVRAVNAQLTAAYNEDIQGAKTTKTLVREELNAKEFFSKTENMKAASIRGILLSSILMPAVQIIGSVGTGLVVFYGGSAVISQAISLGLLVAFLSYVTQFNAPLAGASALFAELISAQAAAERIFALLEEKPDIQDTEVVIKKYGTALNPTEVQRPAIKGTVQFEHVSFWYKESEPVLTDFNLTVQAGETLALVGSTGAGKSTIVNLFCRFYEPKQGRILIDNIDYTEMPETWIHENLGYVLQSPHLFSGTIEENIRYGKLDATEEEIIAAAKLVDAHEFISAMPNGYQTQVGEGGGLLSTGQKQLISFARTLVRNPRLFVLDEATSSVDTETEQKIQKAIAAVLKNRTSFVVAHRLSTIRNADKIIVIEKGRMIEAGTHEELLQKKGHYYQLYSMQFLQEEEGMPRTDRDRA; this is encoded by the coding sequence ATGGAACAAGATCAGGAAAACGATTACAACCAAAAGTTTAATGGCGGAGTTTGGAAGCGGATTGTAAAAGAATTTGCGTTCTTTAAATTGCTCTTTATTTCAGGTTTTATTTTTTCAGGGCTTGAAGGAATCTGCGCAATTGCACAACCTAAAATCACCAACTATGTTATCGACGTTTTTGTAAAAGAGCAGAATTTACAGAATTTTATTCCGGTCGTCGTGCTGACCAGTGTCTTCATAGTGTTCGCAGTTCTCGTTACGTTTTTCTATATTATGACAATCGGCACGGTCGAAGTAAAGATGTGCAATCGCTTACGGATCCGCTGCTTTAATCATTTACAAAGTCTTTCTCTTTCATTTTACGATGCGAATTCAGTCGGCTCTCTTATGTCACGCATCACTTCGGATATCAATAAATTATCGGAGCTGGTGGCGTGGGGTGTATCCGATTTATTGTGGGGCTTTTTTATGCTGTTCGCGCTCATCTTTACGATGTTCCACGACAATATTAAACTCGCCCTTATTGTATTAACGACCTTCCCGCTGATTATTGCATTAAGCATTTATCTGCGCGCAAAGATATTAAAAGCGCAACGGAGAGTACGGGCGGTAAATGCGCAGCTGACGGCGGCATATAACGAAGATATCCAAGGAGCAAAGACGACCAAGACGCTCGTGCGAGAGGAGTTGAACGCAAAAGAGTTTTTCTCCAAAACAGAGAATATGAAGGCTGCTTCGATACGTGGAATTTTGCTTTCTTCTATTTTGATGCCTGCGGTACAGATTATCGGATCGGTAGGTACGGGACTGGTCGTCTTTTACGGCGGAAGCGCTGTTATCTCGCAGGCGATTAGTTTGGGACTGCTTGTTGCGTTCCTTTCGTATGTTACTCAGTTCAACGCCCCGCTTGCAGGAGCATCCGCGCTGTTTGCGGAATTGATATCGGCACAAGCAGCGGCGGAACGTATTTTTGCGTTGCTTGAAGAAAAGCCTGATATTCAGGATACGGAAGTGGTTATCAAAAAATACGGCACCGCACTCAACCCGACGGAAGTGCAGCGTCCTGCCATAAAAGGAACCGTACAATTTGAGCACGTATCATTTTGGTATAAGGAAAGCGAACCTGTTTTAACCGATTTTAATTTGACGGTGCAGGCCGGCGAAACGCTCGCGTTAGTCGGGTCTACCGGAGCGGGAAAGTCCACTATCGTAAATTTATTTTGCCGATTTTATGAACCGAAGCAGGGACGTATCTTAATTGACAACATCGATTACACCGAAATGCCGGAAACATGGATACACGAAAACCTCGGCTATGTATTACAATCACCGCATTTATTTTCGGGCACAATCGAAGAGAACATCCGCTACGGCAAGCTTGATGCAACGGAAGAAGAAATTATCGCGGCGGCAAAGCTTGTTGACGCTCACGAATTTATTTCCGCGATGCCGAACGGTTACCAAACGCAGGTAGGCGAAGGCGGTGGCTTACTTTCAACGGGGCAAAAGCAGCTCATCTCGTTTGCGCGTACGCTTGTGCGGAATCCGCGCCTGTTTGTGTTGGACGAGGCCACTTCTTCCGTCGATACGGAAACGGAACAAAAAATTCAAAAAGCGATTGCCGCCGTGTTGAAAAACAGAACCTCATTTGTAGTCGCGCACCGCCTTTCCACTATCCGCAATGCCGATAAAATCATCGTTATCGAAAAAGGCAGAATGATAGAAGCAGGCACGCACGAAGAACTGCTGCAGAAAAAAGGACACTATTATCAGCTCTATTCAATGCAGTTCCTACAGGAAGAAGAAGGAATGCCGCGGACCGACAGAGACAGAGCGTGA
- a CDS encoding Txe/YoeB family addiction module toxin — MKKIWFDEAWEDYEYWQLQDKKTIKRINMLLKDIERGSFDGIGKPEPLKGELSGFWSRRIDDVNRLVYRVSKNTLEILSCRGHYDN, encoded by the coding sequence ATGAAAAAAATATGGTTTGATGAAGCTTGGGAAGATTATGAGTATTGGCAACTACAAGATAAAAAAACAATAAAGCGTATCAATATGCTGCTTAAAGATATTGAACGGGGAAGCTTTGACGGTATAGGTAAACCGGAGCCTCTAAAGGGCGAATTGAGCGGGTTTTGGAGTCGCCGTATTGATGACGTGAACAGGCTTGTGTACCGAGTGAGTAAAAATACTTTAGAAATCCTTTCCTGCCGCGGACATTACGATAATTAA
- a CDS encoding type II toxin-antitoxin system RelB/DinJ family antitoxin: protein MAQTNINIRMDENLKKQFEAFCSDIGMTMTTAFCVFAKTAVRKQKIPFEISTDPFYSESNMAHLRRGIEALNAGKGVEHELIEAYE, encoded by the coding sequence ATGGCACAGACAAACATAAATATCCGTATGGACGAGAACCTAAAAAAACAGTTTGAGGCTTTTTGTTCCGATATTGGAATGACCATGACAACAGCATTTTGCGTATTTGCAAAAACGGCGGTCAGGAAACAAAAAATACCGTTTGAAATATCAACGGATCCGTTCTACAGTGAAAGCAACATGGCTCACTTACGCAGGGGCATTGAGGCTCTGAATGCCGGGAAAGGCGTAGAGCATGAGCTTATCGAGGCATATGAATGA
- a CDS encoding GNAT family N-acetyltransferase: MNKNDYIIRLERKEEYRDVENLVRESFWNVYRPGCQEHYILKQLRDDPAFVHELDFVMEKDRKLIGQNIFVRALIKTDDGRDLPIMTMGPICIAPELKRHGYGKILLDYSLDKATALGCGAVCFEGNIDFYGKSGFTYASAYGIRYHGLPEGADASFFLCKELIPGYLTGITGEYATPKGYAVCDEYPNDFAAYESGFPYKEKLKLPGQIFE; encoded by the coding sequence ATGAATAAAAACGACTATATCATCCGTTTGGAAAGAAAAGAAGAATACCGTGATGTTGAAAACCTTGTACGAGAAAGTTTTTGGAATGTGTACCGTCCGGGGTGCCAGGAACATTATATTCTCAAGCAGCTGCGGGATGATCCGGCATTTGTGCACGAGCTTGATTTTGTGATGGAAAAAGACAGGAAGCTGATCGGGCAGAATATCTTTGTCAGGGCACTGATTAAAACTGATGACGGACGCGATCTTCCGATTATGACGATGGGTCCGATTTGTATTGCGCCGGAACTAAAGCGGCATGGCTACGGAAAAATACTGCTGGATTATTCCCTTGATAAAGCAACGGCGCTCGGCTGCGGTGCGGTATGCTTTGAAGGTAATATCGATTTTTACGGCAAGAGCGGATTTACGTACGCGAGTGCATACGGCATCAGGTATCACGGATTGCCGGAGGGAGCAGATGCTTCGTTCTTTCTCTGTAAGGAATTAATTCCCGGCTATCTGACCGGTATTACCGGAGAATATGCTACGCCGAAGGGCTATGCTGTCTGCGATGAATATCCGAATGACTTCGCCGCGTATGAGTCGGGCTTTCCGTACAAAGAGAAGTTAAAGCTGCCCGGACAGATTTTTGAGTGA
- a CDS encoding GNAT family N-acetyltransferase has translation MTTILKITDSDEKAHIVEYVLSDLPEWFGLPESTAEYIHDSRELDLWAAKDNGEYIGFITLSQSSTDCGEIHCMGVKKAYHRKGVGTLLLEALKNFAKTTYEYLQVKTVDEGHYKEYDQTIAFYKKQGFKKLEVFPTLWHEWNPCLVMIQKLYAR, from the coding sequence ATGACAACAATTCTTAAAATAACAGATAGTGATGAAAAAGCTCATATCGTTGAATATGTTTTATCAGACTTGCCCGAATGGTTCGGTCTGCCTGAAAGCACGGCGGAATATATACATGATTCAAGAGAACTGGACTTATGGGCTGCAAAAGATAACGGTGAATATATCGGATTTATAACGCTGAGCCAATCGAGTACCGATTGCGGAGAGATACACTGCATGGGCGTCAAAAAAGCCTATCATAGGAAAGGGGTAGGTACTTTATTGCTTGAAGCACTGAAAAACTTTGCAAAGACAACATACGAGTATTTACAGGTAAAGACGGTCGATGAAGGACACTACAAAGAATACGATCAAACAATAGCTTTTTATAAAAAACAAGGATTCAAAAAGCTTGAAGTGTTCCCTACGCTATGGCACGAATGGAATCCATGCCTTGTAATGATACAAAAGTTGTATGCACGTTAA
- a CDS encoding ATP/GTP-binding protein, with translation MVLEFSITNTFSISERQTISFESALNDPTTDGQHCIDCNGKKILKMACIYGANASGKTNILEALRFYAYFMLSSFTRLKPDDAINFIPFKFDPQLQNQPGAFEIILYLKNSNTEGYTRYEYNLKLTRIAVVYESVYYAPKGQKKLIVMRDEHTGIKWGSDISGPKKAIENLVRPNCSLLSACQQLPFPALEHLTLYLSVFFSGIIGMSNEFLRGNAFAHIRPQFPQFKDYLVQLLSASDMGTISDINVEHIPITEDLAATLPQEMQERVVNYNGKLTVQDVQVTHRYDNHDYTLSIDEESAGTIRMIELSALLHSLKYENIAYIISIDELETSLHRELIETFLELFLYVATESQLIFTTHDQDLLDSGLLRDDEVWFCYKTDKGNSVYNSITDYTGIRKGVSRKKLYNADKFGALPLVNVNVLKELFYAEKNSENTK, from the coding sequence ATGGTGCTTGAGTTTTCTATAACAAATACATTTTCTATTAGTGAAAGACAAACTATTAGTTTTGAATCGGCTCTGAACGATCCCACAACCGACGGGCAGCACTGTATAGACTGTAACGGTAAGAAAATACTCAAAATGGCGTGTATATACGGCGCAAATGCTTCAGGGAAAACAAACATACTTGAGGCGCTTCGCTTTTATGCGTATTTTATGCTCAGCTCATTTACCCGTTTAAAACCGGATGATGCGATTAATTTTATTCCGTTTAAGTTTGATCCGCAGCTTCAAAATCAGCCCGGTGCGTTTGAAATTATCTTGTATCTAAAAAATAGTAATACCGAAGGCTATACCCGCTATGAATATAACCTAAAACTTACCCGTATCGCTGTTGTCTACGAATCTGTATATTATGCACCGAAAGGACAGAAAAAACTGATCGTTATGAGGGATGAGCATACAGGTATAAAATGGGGCAGTGATATTTCCGGACCTAAGAAAGCAATTGAAAACCTTGTGCGTCCTAACTGCTCGTTGCTGTCGGCATGTCAGCAGCTTCCATTTCCTGCACTAGAACATTTAACACTCTATTTAAGCGTGTTTTTTTCCGGGATAATAGGTATGTCAAACGAGTTTTTACGAGGGAACGCGTTTGCTCACATAAGACCTCAGTTCCCTCAATTTAAGGACTATCTTGTGCAATTACTTTCTGCTTCTGATATGGGAACAATCAGCGATATAAACGTTGAACATATACCGATTACCGAAGATTTAGCGGCAACGCTTCCCCAAGAAATGCAAGAACGTGTTGTAAACTACAATGGAAAATTGACAGTGCAAGATGTACAAGTAACACATCGCTATGATAATCATGACTATACGCTATCAATTGATGAAGAGTCTGCAGGAACAATACGGATGATAGAACTGAGCGCACTATTGCACTCATTGAAATACGAAAACATTGCTTACATTATTTCTATAGATGAACTTGAGACTTCATTACACCGTGAATTGATAGAGACGTTTCTCGAGCTTTTCTTGTATGTTGCTACAGAGTCACAACTCATTTTTACCACGCATGATCAAGATTTATTAGATTCCGGTCTTTTACGGGACGATGAAGTTTGGTTTTGCTATAAAACGGATAAGGGGAATAGCGTATACAATAGCATCACTGACTATACAGGGATCCGCAAAGGAGTTTCGCGCAAAAAGCTGTATAATGCCGACAAATTCGGTGCCTTACCGCTTGTGAACGTCAATGTATTGAAGGAGCTGTTTTATGCCGAGAAAAACTCGGAAAATACAAAGTAA
- a CDS encoding RloB family protein yields the protein MPRKTRKIQSNKTVLIVVEGTTELNYFSEMKAVERIPGITVIPKQAKYSSVASIFKTAFEEQKTKVYDVIWCVFDCDTISKTTPCEKLEKLKRQAEHNNIHIADSLPAFEI from the coding sequence ATGCCGAGAAAAACTCGGAAAATACAAAGTAACAAAACGGTGTTGATTGTTGTTGAAGGGACAACGGAGCTGAATTACTTTTCTGAAATGAAAGCCGTTGAACGAATTCCCGGTATAACAGTTATTCCGAAACAAGCAAAATACAGTTCAGTTGCAAGTATTTTCAAAACAGCATTTGAGGAACAAAAAACAAAAGTGTATGATGTTATCTGGTGTGTATTCGATTGCGATACTATTTCAAAAACAACGCCGTGTGAAAAACTGGAAAAGCTAAAACGGCAAGCTGAACACAACAACATACACATTGCAGATTCTCTACCTGCATTTGAAATATAG
- a CDS encoding UPF0175 family protein, with protein sequence MEYATIQITVPKDMKTYFTDNYSGESNEELERNALLLYHSNVYKKVISHGRAAEILGIKKLDLIDLYDDMGFPYFDMDITDVMKDIQTFHSLKKIKT encoded by the coding sequence ATGGAATATGCTACGATTCAGATAACAGTCCCAAAAGATATGAAAACGTATTTTACGGACAATTATAGCGGTGAATCAAACGAAGAGCTTGAGCGAAATGCACTTTTATTGTATCACTCCAATGTCTACAAAAAAGTCATTTCTCATGGTCGCGCAGCTGAAATTTTGGGAATAAAAAAACTTGATTTGATTGATTTATATGATGATATGGGCTTCCCTTATTTTGATATGGATATAACTGATGTTATGAAAGATATTCAAACATTTCATTCTCTTAAAAAGATAAAGACATGA
- a CDS encoding type IIL restriction-modification enzyme MmeI — protein MVPKHTLSYILGNPPFLGAWVMEKEQSAELAMLFSGVKNAGNLDYVTGWYKKAAEYIQGTQIECAFVSTNSICQGQQVPILWPNLFARGVHINFAHQTFKWSNEARGNAAVYCIIVGFSLRNRTEKQLFLYDDIKGEPKAQTVKWINAYLADAQHVFIDSRSSVLDTQTNPMVFGSMPNDGGNLIIEENEYASFLQQEPEAERYIRPFLGAEEFINNKKRYCLWLLNAEPQHLKKCPLIVARLQKVREHRGGSNREATRKLAQTPSLFGEIRQPESGHYLLVPSTSSERRKYIPIGFMNSSDISSNANLLVPNATLYEFGVLTSQMHMAWMRTVCGRLEMRYRYSAQIVYNNFPWPDISEEQKAAIMQKAQAVLDARAQFPDSSLADLYDPNTMPPVLTKAHAALDSAVDKLYRKAPFPDDAARVALLFELYGKKTEALLTGKRKRGRG, from the coding sequence ATCGTACCAAAACATACCCTTTCGTATATTCTCGGCAATCCGCCGTTTTTAGGTGCGTGGGTAATGGAGAAAGAACAGTCTGCGGAGCTTGCAATGCTTTTTAGCGGGGTAAAGAATGCGGGGAATCTTGACTACGTTACGGGCTGGTATAAAAAGGCTGCGGAGTATATTCAAGGAACGCAGATTGAATGCGCCTTTGTTTCTACTAATTCTATTTGTCAGGGACAGCAAGTACCGATTTTGTGGCCAAATCTTTTTGCGCGCGGGGTGCATATCAATTTTGCTCACCAGACCTTCAAGTGGTCGAATGAAGCGCGGGGAAATGCGGCAGTGTACTGTATTATTGTCGGCTTTTCTCTCCGCAACCGAACGGAAAAACAACTCTTTTTATATGATGATATAAAAGGAGAGCCGAAAGCTCAAACAGTCAAGTGGATAAATGCTTATTTAGCCGATGCGCAACATGTGTTTATTGATAGTAGAAGTTCGGTACTTGATACACAAACTAATCCGATGGTGTTTGGCAGTATGCCGAATGACGGCGGTAATCTCATTATAGAAGAAAATGAATACGCCTCCTTTTTACAACAAGAACCGGAAGCAGAACGGTATATACGTCCGTTTTTGGGGGCGGAAGAGTTTATCAATAATAAAAAACGATATTGTCTCTGGCTTTTGAATGCAGAACCTCAGCATCTAAAAAAGTGTCCGCTCATTGTAGCGCGATTACAAAAGGTGCGGGAACACCGTGGAGGCAGCAACCGTGAGGCAACACGGAAACTTGCGCAAACCCCATCCCTCTTTGGAGAAATCCGTCAGCCGGAGTCGGGACATTATCTCCTTGTGCCGAGTACATCATCAGAACGCCGTAAATATATTCCGATTGGTTTTATGAATAGTTCTGATATTTCAAGCAATGCGAACTTACTCGTTCCCAATGCAACGCTATACGAGTTCGGGGTGCTTACTTCGCAAATGCACATGGCGTGGATGCGTACCGTATGCGGGCGGCTGGAAATGCGGTATCGCTATTCTGCGCAGATTGTGTATAACAACTTCCCGTGGCCGGATATTTCGGAAGAGCAAAAGGCAGCGATTATGCAAAAGGCGCAGGCGGTATTGGATGCGCGAGCGCAGTTTCCCGATAGCTCCCTTGCCGACTTATACGATCCCAATACTATGCCGCCGGTACTCACCAAAGCGCACGCCGCCCTGGATTCCGCTGTGGATAAGCTCTACCGGAAAGCCCCCTTCCCCGATGATGCCGCCCGTGTGGCTTTGTTGTTCGAGCTGTATGGAAAGAAGACAGAGGCGCTGCTTACGGGGAAGCGGAAACGGGGGAGGGGGTAG
- a CDS encoding YafY family protein has protein sequence MRSERLFEIVFILLNKKRTTAQELAKKFAVSIRTVYRDIDILSCAGIPVYTVQGTGGGIFIDETYTINKSIVTQEEQDKILLALQCLAPVDEIHTESILNRLSAVFQRHADWVKVDYSRWDNKNDTSIFDTVKQAILECRALRIEYLSSYGEKTERTIYPLRLLFKSKAWYVESLCTDKNAYRLFRLNRMLSVMQTVKIFKRMELLNKLPDCTDYSDALTLTNIKLKCTAGIAYRFYDEFPPDLITKNMDGSYTLSVYLPIDHWLYGFILSLGTEVEILEPETLKQGIIDFAEKIAAHHKKV, from the coding sequence ATGCGTTCCGAACGGCTTTTTGAAATCGTCTTTATTCTCCTCAATAAAAAACGAACGACGGCGCAGGAGCTTGCGAAAAAATTTGCTGTATCGATTCGTACCGTGTATCGTGATATTGATATTTTAAGCTGTGCCGGTATTCCGGTGTATACGGTGCAGGGAACAGGCGGCGGAATTTTTATTGACGAAACATACACCATCAATAAATCGATTGTAACACAAGAAGAGCAGGATAAGATTCTGCTCGCCCTGCAATGTTTAGCACCTGTTGACGAGATACATACCGAATCGATTTTAAACCGGTTGTCTGCTGTCTTTCAGCGTCATGCCGATTGGGTTAAGGTTGATTATTCCCGCTGGGACAACAAAAACGACACGTCCATTTTCGATACGGTTAAACAAGCCATCTTGGAATGCCGTGCGCTCCGCATTGAATATCTCAGTTCCTATGGAGAAAAAACTGAGCGTACTATTTATCCGCTTCGCCTTTTGTTTAAATCCAAGGCGTGGTACGTTGAAAGTTTGTGTACCGACAAAAATGCTTATCGGCTTTTCCGGTTAAACCGTATGCTTTCCGTTATGCAGACGGTAAAAATATTTAAGCGTATGGAATTGCTCAACAAGCTACCTGACTGTACAGACTATTCCGATGCTCTGACGCTTACGAACATAAAATTAAAATGCACCGCCGGAATCGCTTATCGGTTTTATGATGAATTTCCTCCCGATCTTATCACAAAAAATATGGACGGCTCGTATACGCTTTCAGTATATCTTCCGATCGATCATTGGCTGTACGGATTTATTTTGTCGCTCGGTACCGAGGTAGAAATTCTTGAACCGGAAACTCTAAAACAAGGAATAATCGATTTTGCTGAAAAAATAGCGGCGCACCATAAAAAAGTTTAA
- a CDS encoding ClbS/DfsB family four-helix bundle protein encodes MPRPTTKADLIQAANEQFAKLWTLIGEMSDEEKNADIVPNERDKNVRDVLVHLYEWHCLLLNWIRSNTNGNPAPFLPAPYNWKTYPQMNVVFWEKHQNTSYTDAETMLKKTHKEVLALIETFSNEAFFSKGTFDWTGTTTLGSYCVSATSSHYDWAIKDIKKALKKYRAR; translated from the coding sequence ATGCCAAGACCTACCACCAAAGCCGATTTAATCCAAGCCGCAAATGAACAATTCGCAAAACTGTGGACGTTAATCGGCGAAATGTCTGACGAAGAAAAGAACGCGGATATTGTTCCGAACGAACGCGATAAAAACGTGCGGGATGTTTTGGTTCATCTATATGAGTGGCACTGTCTTCTGCTGAATTGGATACGGTCAAACACAAACGGGAATCCTGCCCCTTTTTTGCCGGCGCCCTATAATTGGAAAACCTATCCTCAGATGAATGTTGTTTTTTGGGAAAAACATCAAAACACATCATATACCGATGCGGAAACAATGCTCAAAAAAACACACAAAGAAGTGCTGGCGCTTATCGAAACATTTTCCAATGAAGCCTTTTTTTCCAAAGGTACTTTCGATTGGACGGGCACAACGACGCTCGGCAGCTATTGCGTATCTGCAACTTCGAGCCACTACGATTGGGCTATTAAGGATATTAAAAAAGCGTTGAAAAAATATAGAGCACGATAA
- a CDS encoding ABC transporter ATP-binding protein, whose protein sequence is MKNFVRLFSYLKGFRLLYLLALMFALLAQIAAALQPSLIKITVDSVLGDVPLTHTALERLVALFGTAVKGTNGLLIMAALILAFAISRSIFTFLQMNTANAATERIIQNVRNRLYNHIQLLPYTYHANAKTGNLIQRCTSDVDTIRIALYSQIPETVGSVFLIIYTVFLMMQSNIKLALISCAAVPVAAAFSALFFYVIEKQFKASTEQEAAMTAVLQESLTGIRVIKAFTRQQYEMEKFKTVSEAYMRRNLILIRCFAFFWSGADFLSYTQIFTVILYGSFLAYRGEISAGMLIAFISYITMLIQPVRQLGRILGNIGKACISVGRIEEIFREEPEALFPTQKKPDIKGDIIFDSVSFAYPGAKNTPVLDNVSFSIKQGQTAAILGPTGSGKSSLVHLLDRLYDYTSGSITIDGIELRSIDKGWIRSQIGLILQEPFLYAKTIMENIKLAAPDTNDAAAQRYARIAALDGEIHYFADGYSTVVGERGVSLSGGQKQRLAIARTLIKDAPILIFDDSLSAVDMETDAAIRAALKNENKHKTVIIISHRIATVKDADIIIVLEKGKITQQGTHRELIEKDGLYKRIYDIQSNRDR, encoded by the coding sequence GTGAAAAATTTTGTTCGGCTCTTTTCGTACTTAAAAGGATTCCGTCTCTTATACCTGCTTGCGCTCATGTTTGCACTGCTTGCTCAGATTGCCGCAGCCCTACAGCCGAGCCTAATCAAAATTACCGTCGATTCGGTACTCGGCGATGTACCGCTTACGCATACAGCCCTTGAACGGCTCGTTGCACTGTTCGGAACGGCTGTAAAGGGGACAAACGGACTGCTCATTATGGCCGCTCTCATTCTTGCATTTGCAATAAGCCGCAGTATATTTACATTTTTGCAGATGAATACGGCAAATGCGGCAACCGAACGGATTATTCAAAATGTGCGGAACCGGTTGTATAATCATATTCAGCTATTGCCATACACCTATCACGCAAATGCAAAAACAGGTAATCTGATCCAGCGCTGTACATCCGATGTGGACACCATTCGTATCGCATTATATTCTCAAATTCCCGAAACGGTCGGCTCGGTGTTTTTAATTATATACACGGTCTTTTTGATGATGCAGTCGAACATCAAGCTGGCGCTCATTTCATGTGCAGCGGTTCCGGTTGCGGCAGCTTTTTCTGCTCTCTTCTTTTATGTGATTGAAAAACAGTTTAAAGCCTCAACCGAACAGGAAGCGGCAATGACGGCAGTTCTTCAGGAAAGTCTTACCGGTATCAGAGTGATTAAGGCATTCACTCGTCAACAATACGAGATGGAAAAATTCAAAACAGTCAGCGAAGCGTATATGCGGCGGAATTTGATATTGATACGCTGCTTTGCATTTTTTTGGTCTGGGGCTGATTTTTTATCGTACACCCAGATTTTTACCGTTATCCTCTACGGAAGTTTTTTAGCATACCGCGGCGAAATTTCAGCGGGAATGTTGATAGCGTTTATCTCGTATATCACTATGCTGATACAGCCGGTGCGGCAGCTTGGACGGATTCTCGGTAATATCGGCAAGGCCTGTATATCAGTCGGCCGTATTGAAGAAATATTCCGCGAAGAACCTGAGGCGCTTTTCCCCACACAGAAAAAACCGGATATTAAGGGTGATATCATTTTTGATTCCGTGTCGTTTGCATATCCCGGAGCGAAGAACACACCGGTATTGGATAATGTTTCATTCAGTATCAAACAGGGACAAACGGCGGCAATTTTAGGTCCAACCGGTTCGGGAAAAAGTTCGCTGGTGCATCTGCTTGACCGGCTCTACGACTATACTTCCGGTTCAATCACCATTGACGGCATCGAATTACGTTCGATAGACAAGGGCTGGATACGGTCGCAGATAGGACTGATTTTGCAGGAACCGTTTCTCTACGCTAAAACAATTATGGAAAATATTAAACTTGCCGCCCCCGATACGAACGATGCCGCCGCACAACGATACGCCCGCATCGCAGCCTTGGACGGAGAGATTCATTATTTTGCAGACGGATATTCGACCGTTGTCGGGGAACGTGGCGTGTCTCTTTCCGGCGGACAAAAACAGCGGCTGGCGATTGCACGAACGTTGATAAAGGATGCTCCTATTTTGATCTTTGACGATTCACTTTCCGCAGTTGATATGGAAACCGATGCGGCAATCAGAGCTGCCCTCAAAAATGAAAACAAACATAAAACGGTGATTATCATTTCGCACCGCATTGCTACGGTCAAAGATGCAGACATTATTATCGTGTTGGAAAAGGGAAAGATTACCCAGCAGGGCACACACCGCGAACTCATCGAAAAAGACGGCTTATACAAGCGTATTTATGATATTCAGAGTAATCGAGATCGGTGA